A window of Fragaria vesca subsp. vesca linkage group LG7, FraVesHawaii_1.0, whole genome shotgun sequence contains these coding sequences:
- the LOC101311123 gene encoding uncharacterized protein At1g04910-like codes for MAKSKSTKNKVSYISVPSQIINSLSASSLQSLLTSPKKSSRSKARYLSFLTKYRSPSFWVFFLFLFGFLGMLKLGFNLNTLISFSPYPCTTTTTHFQALVSSNGYLKSHMSIASNENGQKAEVFDSLTHSLPLILKEEEEPKPEPNSDKTVSEFWKQPDGLGYRPCLDFTRDYQKASEVTVKDRTKYLMVVVAGGLNQQRNQIVDAVVIARILGAALVVPILQVNVIWGDESEFSDIFDMEHFKKVLADDVRIVSSLPSTHIMTRPVEEKRTPLHVSPSWIRSRYLKRIKREGVLLLRGLDSRLSKDLPSDLQKLRCKVAFHALRFAPPILGIGNKLAERMRSKGPYLALHLRMEKDVWVRTGCLPGLSHEYDEIVNSERIQRPELLTGRSNMTYHERKLAGLCPLNSLEVTRLLKALGAPKDARIYWAGGEPLGGKEALLPLTREFSHFYNKEDLALPGELEPFAKRASVMAAIDYIVSENSDVFMPSHGGNMGHALQGQRAYAGHKKYITPDKRHMLPYFLDSLLPEAEFNRIIKELHRDSLGQPDIRISKVGRDVTKYPIPECMCSDSHAHPQL; via the exons ATGGCCAAGTCAAAAAGCACCAAGAACAAGGTCTCTTACATTTCAGTCCCTTCTCAGATTATCAACTCTCTCTCTGCATCTTCTCTGCAATCCCTCCTTACTTCACCCAAGAAATCTTCAAGGAGCAAAGCTAGGTACTTGAGCTTTCTCACCAAGTACAGGAGCCCAAGTTTCTGGGTTTTCTTCCTCTTCCTCTTTGGATTTCTCGGCATGCTCAAGCTCGGCTTCAATTTAAACACTTTGATCTCCTTTTCTCCTTACCCATGTACCACAACCACAACCCACTTCCAGGCCTTGGTCTCCTCAAATGGGTATTTGAAATCACACATGAGTATTGCTTCAAATGAAAATGGTCAGAAAGCTGAGGTCTTTGATAGTTTGACTCATTCACTCCCCCTGATTCTAAAGGAGGAGGAGGAGCCCAAACCAGAACCGAACAGTGATAAGACAGTAAGTGAGTTCTGGAAGCAACCAGATGGTTTGGGGTATAGGCCATGCTTGGATTTCACCCGGGACTATCAGAAGGCGAGTGAGGTGACAGTCAAGGACAGGACTAAATACCTGATGGTTGTGGTTGCTGGAGGGCTGAACCAGCAAAGGAACCAGATTGTTGATGCTGTTGTTATTGCTAGGATTCTTGGGGCTGCTTTGGTCGTTCCCATCTTGCAAGTCAATGTCATCTGGGGAGATGAAAG TGAATTTTCTGATATATTTGATATGGAGCACTTCAAGAAAGTTCTTGCTGATGATGTCCGTATAGTTTCTTCACTGCCATCAACACATATAATGACAAGGCCAGTGGAGGAGAAACGGACTCCTCTTCATGTTTCTCCTAGTTGGATTCGGTCACGCTATCTCAAGAGG ATTAAAAGAGAAGGGGTTTTGCTTCTAAGAGGCTTGGATTCAAGGCTCTCTAAGGATCTTCCTTCTGATCTTCAGAAGCTTCGATGCAAG GTTGCTTTTCATGCATTGAGGTTTGCTCCTCCAATTTTGGGAATTGGCAACAAGCTTGCGGAGAGGATGCGTAGCAAGGGACCCTACCTTGCCCTTCATCTAAGAATGGAGAAGGATGTATGGGTAAGGACTGGTTGCCTTCCTGGTCTCAGTCATGAATACGATGAGATAGTAAACAGTGAAAGGATACAACGGCCTGAGCTCCTCACTGGACGATCAAACATGACTTACCACGAAAGAAAACTTGCTGGTCTCTGCCCTTTGAATTCCTTGGAAGTGACTAG GTTGCTAAAAGCTCTAGGAGCTCCTAAAGATGCAAGAATATATTGGGCTGGAGGGGAGCCACTGGGCGGAAAAGAAGCCTTGCTTCCATTAACCCGGGAATTTTCCCATTTTTACAACAAGGAAGATCTTGCTTTGCCTGGTGAGCTAGAACCTTTTGCAAAAAGAGCTTCTGTCATGGCTGCCATTGATTATATAGTTTCCGAGAACAGTGATGTCTTCATGCCGTCTCATGGGGGAAATATGGGTCATGCACTCCAG GGACAACGTGCCTATGCTGGCCACAAGAAGTATATAACACCAGACAAAAGGCATATGCTTCCTTATTTTCTGGACTCTTTGCTCCCTGAAGCAGAGTTTAATAGGATCATAAAGGAGTTGCACCGTGATTCCTTAGGGCAGCCAGACATTCGTATTAGCAAAGTTGGAAGAGATGTTACAAAGTATCCCATCCCGGAGTGTATGTGCAGTGATTCTCATGCTCATCCCCAATTGTGA